From a region of the Sinorhizobium sp. B11 genome:
- a CDS encoding flagellar basal body P-ring protein FlgI, translating into MSFFFRILSLVAVLAMSLTDVAPAWALTSRIKDIASLQAGRDNQLIGYGLIVGLQGTGDGFRASPFTEQSMRAMLQNLGISTQGSQSNAKNTAAVMVTANLPPFASPGSRIDVTVSSLGDATSLRGGTLVMTSLSGADGQIYAVAQGAAIVNGFQAQGQAATVTEGVTTAGRVPGGAIIERELPSRFKDSVNLVLQLRNPDFSTAIRIADIVNGYAKARFGGPVAEAKDSQEVVIEKPREADLTRLMADIENLVVETDTPAKVVINERTGTIVIGSDVRVSPVAVSYGTLTVQVTETPQIIQPEPFSRGETAVQPQTDIQAQKTGGRVAIIDGPDLRTLVAGLNNIGVKPDGIIAILQGIKSAGALQAELVLQ; encoded by the coding sequence ATGAGTTTCTTCTTTCGTATTCTGAGCCTGGTTGCGGTTCTGGCGATGAGCCTGACCGATGTCGCGCCTGCCTGGGCGTTGACGTCCCGCATCAAGGATATTGCCTCGCTGCAGGCCGGCCGTGACAACCAGCTTATCGGTTATGGCCTTATCGTTGGCCTGCAGGGAACAGGCGACGGCTTCCGTGCTTCGCCCTTCACCGAGCAGTCCATGCGCGCGATGCTGCAGAACCTCGGCATTTCCACCCAGGGCAGCCAGTCGAATGCCAAGAATACGGCGGCTGTCATGGTCACTGCCAACCTGCCGCCTTTCGCAAGCCCCGGCAGCCGGATCGACGTGACGGTCAGCTCGCTCGGCGACGCGACGTCGCTGCGCGGCGGTACGCTCGTCATGACGTCGCTCTCAGGCGCCGACGGCCAGATCTATGCCGTCGCTCAGGGTGCAGCAATCGTCAACGGCTTCCAGGCCCAGGGACAGGCGGCGACCGTGACCGAAGGTGTGACGACGGCCGGCCGCGTGCCAGGCGGTGCCATCATCGAACGCGAGCTGCCATCCCGCTTCAAGGATTCGGTCAATCTGGTCCTGCAGCTGCGCAACCCCGACTTCTCCACCGCGATCCGCATCGCCGATATCGTCAATGGTTATGCCAAGGCTCGCTTCGGCGGCCCGGTCGCGGAAGCCAAGGATTCGCAGGAAGTCGTCATCGAGAAGCCGCGTGAGGCAGACCTCACGCGCCTGATGGCCGATATCGAAAATCTCGTGGTCGAAACCGACACGCCGGCCAAGGTGGTCATCAACGAACGCACCGGCACGATCGTCATCGGCTCGGATGTCCGCGTCTCGCCGGTCGCCGTCAGCTATGGGACTTTGACCGTGCAGGTGACCGAAACGCCGCAGATCATCCAGCCGGAGCCGTTCTCTCGCGGCGAGACGGCTGTCCAGCCGCAGACGGATATCCAGGCCCAGAAAACGGGCGGCCGGGTTGCGATCATCGACGGTCCTGACCTGCGCACCCTCGTTGCCGGTCTCAACAATATCGGCGTCAAACCGGATGGCATCATCGCCATTCTCCAGGGCATCAAGTCTGCAGGCGCCCTGCAAGCGGAGCTTGTGCTGCAATGA
- a CDS encoding flagellar protein: MADFEDERIAALKERNKGVLLDRALTFLGLALAGASAFFPWYVFFNEDKFGINVADSNASRDLPDWPARNVFSVSPLAMVNKNDEGKKVPPIDNLTTATVSELGKERNGDALMEDQPFPGKGSFRLLHVANGRALIEDPSGMYVVRVGSILPDESRLATLEQRDGKWVIVTSKGEIYQNN; the protein is encoded by the coding sequence ATGGCCGATTTCGAAGACGAACGGATAGCCGCACTGAAAGAGCGCAACAAGGGCGTGCTGCTCGATCGCGCGCTGACCTTTTTGGGTCTGGCACTTGCCGGTGCGTCCGCCTTCTTCCCCTGGTACGTCTTCTTCAACGAGGACAAGTTCGGCATCAACGTCGCCGACAGCAATGCCTCCCGCGATTTGCCGGACTGGCCGGCGCGCAACGTCTTCAGCGTGTCGCCGCTCGCCATGGTCAACAAGAACGATGAGGGCAAGAAAGTCCCGCCGATCGACAATTTGACGACGGCAACCGTTTCCGAGCTCGGCAAGGAGCGCAACGGCGACGCCTTGATGGAGGACCAGCCTTTCCCCGGCAAGGGTTCTTTCCGTTTGCTGCACGTGGCCAACGGCCGGGCCCTCATCGAGGATCCCTCCGGCATGTATGTCGTGCGCGTCGGCTCGATCCTGCCTGACGAAAGCCGCCTTGCCACATTGGAACAGCGCGATGGCAAGTGGGTGATCGTTACCTCCAAGGGTGAGATCTACCAGAACAACTAA
- a CDS encoding flagellar basal body-associated FliL family protein — protein MADNETDEGKKKKSGTVMTIIGIAVLTLVGAGGGWAVGNMVAPNIRSATEAEQAKEAEAKKKAEGGLPKIATEANNIVVLDPVTSNLAYPSENWIRLEVALMFNGPPDVKVAEDIHQDILAYIRTISLQQIEGPRGFQYLKDDIQERVDLRSQGRVSKVMFRTFVIE, from the coding sequence ATGGCAGACAACGAAACGGACGAAGGCAAAAAGAAGAAGTCGGGCACGGTGATGACGATCATCGGCATTGCCGTCCTGACGCTTGTCGGCGCCGGCGGCGGCTGGGCGGTCGGCAACATGGTAGCGCCGAACATCCGCAGCGCCACCGAGGCCGAACAGGCGAAGGAGGCCGAGGCCAAGAAGAAGGCCGAGGGCGGCCTTCCGAAAATCGCCACGGAAGCCAACAACATCGTCGTGCTGGACCCGGTCACCTCGAACCTGGCTTACCCCTCGGAAAACTGGATCCGACTCGAGGTGGCGCTGATGTTCAACGGGCCGCCGGATGTCAAGGTCGCCGAGGATATTCACCAGGATATCCTCGCTTATATCAGGACCATTTCCCTTCAGCAGATCGAAGGGCCGCGGGGCTTTCAATATCTCAAGGATGACATCCAGGAACGTGTTGACCTTCGCTCTCAAGGGCGCGTATCGAAGGTCATGTTCAGGACCTTTGTCATCGAATGA
- the fliE gene encoding flagellar hook-basal body complex protein FliE, translated as MISSVQNVSNLSMTRALGAIDTENSASSATAASSAAAGASGGLSFASVMGNMATQAVSSLKGAENMSFAGIKGTASTREVVDSMLQAEQTLQTAIAIRDKVVSAFLEVTKMQM; from the coding sequence ATGATCAGCAGCGTACAGAATGTCAGCAATCTTTCGATGACCCGCGCCCTCGGCGCCATCGATACCGAAAATTCTGCCTCCTCCGCGACTGCGGCCTCGTCTGCTGCGGCTGGTGCATCCGGCGGCCTGAGCTTTGCTTCCGTCATGGGCAACATGGCGACCCAAGCCGTCAGCAGCCTGAAGGGTGCGGAAAACATGTCCTTCGCCGGCATCAAGGGCACGGCTTCCACGCGCGAAGTCGTCGATTCGATGCTGCAGGCGGAGCAGACCCTTCAGACTGCAATCGCCATTCGCGACAAGGTCGTTTCGGCCTTCCTCGAAGTCACCAAGATGCAGATGTAA
- the flgC gene encoding flagellar basal body rod protein FlgC, whose protein sequence is MDPLSAAMKIAGSGLESQSTRLRIVSENIANARSTGDTPGADPYRRKTITFGQQLDRTSGVETVNVKKIGTDEGDFTKEYDPSNPAADDKGIVKMPNVNILIEMADMREANRSYDANLQTIKQTRDLISSTIDLLKSGQ, encoded by the coding sequence ATGGATCCGCTTTCAGCAGCAATGAAAATCGCAGGCTCCGGGCTCGAATCGCAGTCGACACGTCTGCGTATCGTCTCGGAAAACATCGCCAACGCCCGTTCGACCGGCGACACGCCGGGTGCCGATCCCTATCGCCGCAAGACGATCACCTTCGGCCAGCAGCTCGATCGCACCAGCGGCGTCGAGACTGTCAACGTCAAGAAGATCGGGACCGACGAAGGCGATTTCACCAAGGAATACGACCCGAGCAACCCTGCTGCGGATGACAAGGGCATCGTCAAGATGCCGAACGTCAATATCCTCATCGAGATGGCCGACATGCGTGAAGCCAACCGCTCGTATGACGCCAATCTGCAGACGATCAAGCAGACTCGCGACCTTATCTCCTCGACGATCGATCTCCTGAAGAGCGGACAATAA
- a CDS encoding flagellar basal body L-ring protein FlgH, translating to MNKRLPAVIAAVALLAGCQSTAVNEIGRAPSMSPIGSGLAYGQTPQMALYPKQPRAVAQGYSLWSDSQAALFKDARALNVGDILTVDIQINDKGSFDNETNRSRKNSSGMNWDVNAQVFGWTPQSKTDLTYGSDTSTDGKGKIERTDKLNLLVAAVVTGILENGNLVISGSQEVRLNQELRILNVAGIVRPQDVNSDNQISYDKIAEARISYGGRGRLMEVQQPPRGQQAVDLFSPL from the coding sequence ATGAATAAGCGTTTACCGGCTGTGATCGCCGCTGTTGCCCTCCTTGCTGGCTGCCAATCCACGGCAGTCAACGAGATCGGCCGCGCGCCTTCCATGAGCCCGATCGGCAGCGGTCTTGCCTATGGCCAAACGCCGCAGATGGCGCTTTATCCGAAGCAACCGCGCGCGGTTGCGCAGGGCTATTCGCTGTGGAGCGATTCGCAGGCCGCGCTCTTCAAGGACGCGCGCGCGCTCAACGTCGGCGATATCCTGACGGTCGATATCCAGATCAACGACAAGGGCTCCTTCGACAACGAGACCAACCGCAGCCGCAAGAATTCAAGCGGGATGAACTGGGACGTCAACGCGCAGGTCTTCGGCTGGACGCCACAGTCCAAGACGGATCTGACTTACGGTTCCGACACGAGCACGGACGGCAAGGGCAAGATCGAGCGCACCGACAAGCTCAACCTGTTGGTGGCGGCGGTCGTTACCGGCATCCTCGAAAACGGCAACCTGGTCATCAGCGGCTCGCAGGAAGTGCGCCTGAATCAGGAACTGCGCATCCTCAACGTCGCCGGTATCGTACGTCCGCAGGACGTCAATTCCGACAACCAGATCTCGTATGACAAGATCGCCGAAGCCCGCATTTCCTACGGTGGCCGCGGCCGCCTGATGGAAGTGCAGCAGCCGCCGCGCGGCCAGCAGGCCGTCGATCTCTTCTCGCCGCTTTGA
- the fliP gene encoding flagellar type III secretion system pore protein FliP (The bacterial flagellar biogenesis protein FliP forms a type III secretion system (T3SS)-type pore required for flagellar assembly.), translated as MIRLIVFLAAMMAVPELAVAQQLPTDLLNIPVDGSAAAWIIRTFGLLTVLSVAPGILIMVTSFPRFIIAFSILRTGMGLSSTPSNMILLSLSLFMTFYVMSPTFDKAWQDGVQPLLANQIDESTAVQRIAEPFRTFMSANTRDKDLALFADLARERGQNIQTTDPIDYRILLPAFMISEIRRGFEIGFLIVLPFLVIDLIVATITMAMGMMMLPPTSISLPFKILFFVLIDGWNLLVGSLVRSFS; from the coding sequence ATGATTCGACTCATAGTTTTCCTTGCCGCCATGATGGCGGTGCCGGAACTGGCGGTAGCACAGCAGCTTCCGACTGATCTGTTGAATATCCCCGTCGACGGCTCTGCCGCCGCCTGGATCATCAGGACATTTGGCCTTCTGACCGTGCTTTCGGTCGCGCCGGGCATCCTCATCATGGTGACGAGCTTCCCGCGCTTCATCATCGCCTTTTCGATCCTGCGTACGGGCATGGGCCTGTCTTCGACCCCGTCGAACATGATCCTTCTCTCGCTCTCGCTGTTCATGACCTTCTACGTCATGTCGCCCACGTTCGATAAGGCCTGGCAGGACGGCGTCCAGCCGCTGCTTGCAAACCAGATCGATGAATCAACGGCGGTTCAACGCATCGCCGAACCGTTCCGCACGTTCATGTCTGCCAATACGCGTGACAAGGATCTCGCGCTCTTTGCCGACCTAGCCCGCGAGCGCGGCCAGAATATCCAGACGACAGACCCGATCGACTACCGCATCCTGCTGCCTGCCTTCATGATCTCGGAGATTCGGCGCGGTTTCGAAATCGGCTTCCTCATCGTCCTGCCCTTCCTCGTCATCGATCTGATCGTTGCGACGATCACCATGGCCATGGGTATGATGATGCTGCCGCCGACCTCGATCTCGCTGCCATTCAAGATTCTCTTCTTCGTGCTGATCGACGGCTGGAACCTTCTGGTCGGAAGTCTGGTGCGCTCCTTCAGCTGA
- the fliI gene encoding flagellar protein export ATPase FliI, with protein sequence MNTTLLTEDALSPKLTHLGALAERYASPEFSVTHGGRVHTIAAGHYTVRGLSRYVRLGEFVAHKSATGIHLGEVVRVEPDLIYVCPIEPGEPIGIHDVVIRKGAFRISPSDSWCGRTINSLCEPIDGLGPITEGLDRRSISNTAPPSMTRQRVEKGFKTGVRAIDIFSPLCLGQRLGIFAGSGVGKSTLLSMLARADAFDKVVIALVGERGREVREFIEDTLGSDMKKAIAVVATSDESPMLRKMAPLTAVTIAEHFRDKGENVLFIVDSVTRFAHAIREVATASGEPPIARGYPASVFTELPRLLERAGPGAEGAGTITAIISILVDGDNHNDPIADSTRGILDGHIVLQRSLAEEGRYPPIDPLASISRLARKAWTPDQEKLVSRLKVLIHRFEETRDLRLIGGYRPGADADLDMAVRQVPIIYDVLKQSPGDRESLDAFADLAGALKAAAGVPTPSAPIQRRA encoded by the coding sequence ATGAACACCACGCTGTTGACCGAAGACGCACTCTCGCCGAAGCTGACGCATCTCGGCGCCCTTGCAGAACGCTATGCCTCGCCAGAATTCTCTGTGACGCATGGCGGCCGCGTTCATACGATCGCAGCCGGTCACTATACCGTGCGCGGCCTTTCGAGGTATGTGCGTCTTGGCGAGTTCGTCGCCCATAAATCCGCGACGGGTATCCATCTTGGCGAAGTTGTCCGGGTAGAGCCGGATCTGATCTATGTCTGCCCGATCGAACCGGGCGAGCCGATCGGCATCCATGACGTCGTCATCCGCAAGGGTGCCTTCCGCATCTCCCCGTCGGACAGTTGGTGTGGTCGCACCATCAATTCCCTCTGTGAGCCGATCGATGGGCTCGGCCCGATCACAGAAGGCCTGGACCGCCGTTCGATCTCGAATACTGCGCCGCCTTCGATGACGCGCCAGCGCGTCGAAAAAGGGTTCAAGACCGGTGTGCGCGCGATCGATATTTTCTCGCCGCTCTGCCTCGGCCAGCGCCTCGGCATCTTCGCCGGCTCCGGTGTCGGCAAATCGACGCTGCTATCGATGCTGGCTCGTGCCGATGCTTTCGACAAGGTGGTGATCGCGCTGGTCGGCGAACGTGGTCGTGAAGTCCGCGAATTCATCGAGGATACGCTCGGCAGCGATATGAAGAAGGCGATTGCGGTCGTTGCCACCAGTGACGAGAGCCCGATGCTGCGCAAGATGGCGCCGCTGACGGCCGTAACCATCGCCGAGCACTTCCGAGACAAGGGTGAAAACGTCCTGTTCATCGTCGACAGCGTTACGCGCTTTGCCCATGCAATCCGCGAAGTCGCGACCGCCTCCGGTGAGCCGCCGATTGCGCGCGGCTATCCGGCCTCCGTCTTTACCGAGCTGCCGCGCCTTCTGGAGCGCGCCGGTCCCGGTGCGGAAGGTGCGGGCACCATCACCGCCATCATTTCCATCCTTGTCGATGGCGACAATCATAACGATCCGATCGCCGACTCCACGCGCGGTATTCTGGATGGTCATATCGTTCTGCAGCGAAGCCTGGCGGAGGAGGGGCGCTACCCGCCGATCGATCCACTCGCATCCATCTCGCGTCTTGCCCGCAAGGCCTGGACCCCGGATCAGGAGAAGCTGGTTTCGCGCCTCAAGGTGCTGATCCATCGCTTTGAGGAAACGCGCGACCTGCGCCTTATCGGCGGCTACCGTCCGGGCGCTGATGCCGATCTCGACATGGCGGTCAGACAGGTGCCGATCATCTATGACGTCCTGAAACAGTCTCCCGGAGACCGAGAATCGCTCGATGCCTTTGCGGATCTTGCCGGTGCTCTGAAGGCCGCGGCCGGCGTGCCCACTCCGAGTGCGCCTATTCAAAGGAGGGCCTGA
- the flgB gene encoding flagellar basal body rod protein FlgB, which yields MQPIQLFDLASKQAEWLTIRQEVVAGNIANANTPKFRAKDVTPFQAVLDQSDVTMARTNPMHLSGNDFSTSGDIDVKDAALDQEIGVQESGNTVGIAEELSKSGEIKRQYDLNTSLVSSFHRMMLMTVRK from the coding sequence ATGCAACCGATTCAACTTTTCGACTTGGCTTCAAAGCAGGCGGAATGGCTGACGATCCGTCAGGAGGTTGTTGCCGGCAACATCGCGAATGCAAACACGCCGAAGTTTCGTGCAAAGGATGTGACGCCTTTCCAGGCCGTGCTCGACCAGTCGGACGTGACCATGGCGCGCACCAATCCGATGCATCTGAGCGGCAACGATTTCAGCACGAGCGGCGATATCGACGTCAAGGACGCCGCGCTCGATCAGGAAATCGGTGTCCAGGAATCCGGCAACACCGTTGGTATCGCCGAAGAACTCTCCAAGTCGGGCGAGATCAAGCGTCAGTATGACCTGAACACCTCGCTCGTCAGTTCCTTTCATCGAATGATGTTGATGACGGTAAGGAAGTAG
- a CDS encoding MotE family protein, whose protein sequence is MIKVKSENPVVQLLRRLSLPAAGLVLLSIPGAFAQEVAPAGDITSTDEVKQFCTNIADPARDQRYLLQKQELEKLRADIDSRVAEMDRRKAEYQDWLKRRDDFLKQAEAGLTDIYKKMKPDAAALQLQDVKPELAAAVIMRLGPRQSSLILNEMDSTKAANIASIIASASDPNTSKDPS, encoded by the coding sequence ATGATCAAGGTCAAGAGCGAGAATCCTGTCGTCCAGCTGTTGCGCCGGCTGTCCTTGCCGGCCGCGGGCCTCGTACTACTTTCCATTCCCGGCGCCTTCGCCCAGGAAGTGGCGCCGGCAGGCGACATCACCTCGACGGACGAGGTCAAGCAGTTCTGCACGAATATCGCCGATCCGGCTCGCGATCAGCGCTATCTCCTGCAGAAGCAGGAGCTCGAAAAGCTGCGCGCCGATATCGACAGCCGCGTTGCCGAAATGGACAGGCGCAAGGCCGAATACCAGGACTGGCTGAAGCGGCGCGATGATTTCCTCAAGCAGGCCGAGGCCGGGCTGACGGACATCTATAAGAAGATGAAGCCGGATGCGGCAGCCCTTCAGCTGCAGGACGTCAAGCCAGAACTGGCCGCAGCCGTGATCATGCGGCTTGGGCCGCGCCAATCCAGCCTGATCCTGAACGAGATGGATTCCACCAAGGCTGCCAACATCGCCAGCATCATCGCAAGTGCATCTGATCCCAATACCTCGAAGGATCCTTCATGA
- the flgG gene encoding flagellar basal-body rod protein FlgG: protein MRALAIAATGMDAQQTNLEVIANNIANINTTGFKRARAEFTDLLYQTERAKGVANRANQAIVPEGANIGLGVQTSAVRNLHLQGELTQTGNDLDVAIVGKGFFQIQSTDGTTLYSRAGALNKNDQGQLVNIDGYEVIPGITIPQGSTELTISRSGEVTAKLPGQTDPTTLGQITLADFVNEAGLKPIGDNLFQETPASGDAVIGNPDEDNMGYLKQGYLESSNVDPVKEITELISAQRAYEMNSKVITTADEMASIVSKNLK from the coding sequence ATGAGAGCGCTCGCCATCGCAGCAACGGGCATGGATGCCCAGCAGACCAACCTGGAAGTCATCGCGAACAACATCGCGAACATCAATACGACCGGTTTCAAGCGCGCCCGCGCAGAATTCACCGACCTTCTCTACCAGACGGAGCGCGCCAAGGGTGTCGCCAACCGCGCCAACCAGGCCATCGTGCCGGAAGGTGCCAATATCGGCCTCGGCGTTCAGACCTCTGCCGTTCGCAATCTGCATCTCCAGGGTGAGCTGACCCAGACCGGTAACGACCTCGACGTCGCAATCGTCGGTAAGGGTTTCTTCCAGATCCAGTCGACCGATGGCACGACGCTTTATTCCCGCGCCGGTGCGCTGAACAAGAACGACCAGGGCCAGTTGGTCAACATCGACGGTTATGAGGTCATCCCCGGCATCACCATCCCGCAGGGTTCCACCGAACTGACGATCAGCCGATCCGGCGAAGTGACCGCCAAGCTGCCCGGCCAGACCGATCCGACGACGCTCGGTCAGATCACGCTTGCCGACTTCGTCAACGAGGCCGGCCTGAAGCCGATCGGAGACAACCTCTTCCAGGAAACCCCGGCATCCGGCGATGCCGTCATCGGCAATCCCGATGAAGACAACATGGGCTACCTCAAGCAGGGCTACCTGGAATCGTCGAACGTCGACCCGGTGAAAGAAATCACCGAACTGATCTCGGCCCAGCGCGCCTATGAAATGAACTCCAAGGTGATCACCACCGCTGACGAAATGGCATCCATCGTCAGCAAGAACCTGAAGTAA
- the flgA gene encoding flagellar basal body P-ring formation protein FlgA yields the protein MMFRRAGYVQGWVAAATIAIAGMFVPVAADAGMGYAVVPTTIIYPGDTISNSQLQEVEVTNPNLAGDYAKSISQVEGFVSKRTLLPGRTISISALREPYTVTRGSNIRLVFQLGQMTISAAGSPLEDGATGQMIRARNMDSGVIVSGTVLADGTVHVRAK from the coding sequence ATGATGTTTCGCCGGGCAGGATACGTCCAGGGATGGGTGGCTGCGGCCACGATCGCAATCGCCGGCATGTTCGTGCCGGTCGCAGCGGATGCCGGCATGGGTTATGCCGTCGTCCCGACGACGATCATTTACCCCGGCGACACGATTTCGAACTCTCAGCTTCAGGAAGTCGAGGTCACCAATCCCAACCTCGCCGGAGACTACGCAAAGTCCATTTCCCAGGTCGAGGGGTTCGTTTCCAAGCGCACGCTCCTGCCGGGCCGGACGATTTCGATCTCCGCCCTGCGCGAACCCTATACCGTGACGCGCGGTTCCAACATCCGCCTGGTCTTCCAGCTCGGCCAGATGACCATTTCCGCTGCCGGTTCGCCCCTTGAAGATGGTGCGACCGGCCAGATGATCCGTGCACGCAATATGGACTCCGGCGTCATCGTCAGCGGCACCGTGCTCGCCGATGGTACGGTCCATGTGAGGGCAAAATGA
- a CDS encoding glycosyl transferase yields the protein MNSKVSFSAASRDYQAGRYTQSLATLNQLIDTQKDAKTYALLAKNLLQLGFKSDAAKAYGLAADCAGQGGFEFLKTAAKLHLEAGNDDDALLIAMRNLGKAQEDAELAFIISTIYVRRQRRDLLRPFKKILSESMNPDHMRLAALLLNDDLMDETNQQLARNLFRRFPGNLAFRFLYLVCVREFNEFDEANKHQAPIDAALAKGDIDTLRKDNPFYHLHWCGDEDFNRYATIGTQPLDPVRVGYRRGLPHTWSDKIRIGYMSSDLWDGHATMKLLQRVLELHDRNRFEITLFDHTQPEFLEKNVADRSRWGKIVNTYGLSDAAVLNAVRAENIDIMVDLKGHTSGSRASSFNQPLAPIQVAWLGFPGSTVNIDLDYVIGDHSVLPDVAKPFYHEKFLRMPESYQPNDPANRPRPQPVTRAELGLPEDAFIFASFNGNRKITSEVVDSWSRILKRAPDSVLWLMANTSRNKDNLLARFQANGISAKRIIFCPRAPYEVHISRQQAADLGIDTFPVNGHTTTSEQLWGGLPVLTMKGTNFASRVSESLLRAIDLPELVADDLGAYEDLAVELALNPERVAGYKNHLKDKRYIAPLFDAERFCHHLERGYELIIERRKNGLTPDHIDVPALPSRTEPFGSND from the coding sequence TTGAACAGCAAAGTTTCGTTCTCGGCGGCATCCCGCGACTATCAGGCGGGCCGCTATACACAATCTCTGGCGACGCTCAACCAGCTCATCGACACTCAGAAGGACGCCAAGACCTACGCCCTCCTGGCCAAGAACCTGTTGCAACTGGGCTTCAAGTCCGATGCAGCCAAGGCCTATGGCCTCGCAGCCGACTGCGCCGGGCAAGGCGGGTTCGAATTCCTGAAGACTGCCGCCAAACTCCACCTGGAAGCCGGCAACGACGACGACGCCCTGCTGATCGCGATGCGCAATCTCGGCAAGGCTCAGGAAGATGCCGAACTCGCATTCATTATCTCGACAATCTATGTACGCCGGCAGCGGCGGGATCTGCTGCGCCCGTTCAAGAAAATCCTGTCCGAGAGCATGAACCCGGATCATATGCGCCTTGCCGCGCTGCTGCTCAACGACGACCTCATGGACGAGACGAACCAGCAGCTCGCCCGCAACCTCTTCCGGCGCTTCCCGGGCAACCTCGCCTTCCGTTTTCTGTATCTCGTCTGCGTGCGCGAATTCAACGAATTCGATGAGGCGAACAAACATCAGGCGCCTATCGACGCTGCCCTTGCCAAGGGCGACATCGATACGCTGAGGAAGGACAATCCGTTCTATCATCTGCATTGGTGCGGCGACGAGGATTTCAATCGCTATGCGACGATCGGCACGCAGCCGCTAGACCCCGTGCGCGTGGGTTATCGACGCGGTCTGCCGCATACCTGGTCCGACAAGATCCGCATCGGCTACATGTCCTCGGACTTGTGGGACGGTCACGCGACGATGAAGCTGCTGCAGCGGGTTCTCGAGCTTCATGATCGCAACCGGTTCGAAATCACGCTCTTCGATCACACCCAGCCCGAGTTTCTGGAGAAGAACGTCGCCGATCGCAGCCGCTGGGGCAAGATCGTCAATACATACGGCCTGTCGGACGCCGCTGTCCTGAATGCCGTTCGCGCCGAGAACATCGACATCATGGTCGACCTCAAGGGCCACACCTCGGGAAGCCGCGCGTCGTCCTTCAATCAGCCGCTGGCGCCGATCCAGGTCGCCTGGCTGGGCTTCCCCGGCAGCACGGTCAATATCGACCTCGACTACGTCATTGGCGACCACTCGGTGCTGCCTGACGTCGCCAAGCCTTTCTATCACGAGAAATTCCTGCGCATGCCGGAAAGCTACCAGCCGAACGATCCGGCAAACCGCCCGCGGCCGCAGCCTGTCACGCGGGCAGAGCTGGGCCTCCCGGAAGATGCCTTCATTTTCGCCTCGTTCAACGGCAACCGAAAGATCACCTCCGAGGTCGTCGACAGCTGGTCCAGGATCCTCAAGCGTGCGCCCGACAGCGTGCTCTGGCTGATGGCAAATACGTCCCGCAACAAGGACAATCTGCTGGCGCGCTTCCAGGCCAATGGTATCTCGGCGAAACGGATCATCTTCTGCCCGCGTGCGCCCTATGAAGTGCATATCAGCCGTCAGCAGGCGGCCGATCTCGGCATCGATACATTCCCTGTCAATGGACACACGACCACTTCGGAACAGCTCTGGGGCGGTCTTCCTGTTCTGACGATGAAGGGCACGAACTTCGCCTCACGCGTCAGCGAAAGCCTGTTGAGGGCAATCGATCTGCCGGAACTCGTCGCCGACGATCTCGGTGCCTACGAGGATCTCGCCGTCGAGCTCGCGCTCAATCCGGAACGTGTCGCGGGCTACAAGAACCATCTGAAGGACAAGCGCTATATCGCGCCGCTCTTCGATGCGGAACGTTTCTGCCATCATCTCGAGCGCGGCTACGAGCTGATCATCGAGCGGCGGAAAAACGGCCTCACCCCTGACCACATCGACGTTCCCGCCCTACCGTCGCGCACCGAGCCTTTCGGCTCGAACGACTGA